A stretch of the Apteryx mantelli isolate bAptMan1 chromosome 3, bAptMan1.hap1, whole genome shotgun sequence genome encodes the following:
- the IFNGR1 gene encoding interferon gamma receptor 1 isoform X1, producing MRLPLALLALAPLLAPSRGAPPRGERPAAVPLPTQIVITSENFKTVLHWHYPHVFETPHFVVEIKPYNLGFYKTISTCVNISAHTCDVSGEIQDLFSSHWLRVKAVVESEQSEYVETSEFILQKHGKIGPPNLRLSRHSDKIIVDIYHPPFPSVELYPWIGGIYSELTYSVTFGDSKNQNKDEFLADDCNMHKCSLNIPVPSEGSIYCVSAKGSLYNDLMFGAQSEESCIPVPLKQTLSTQNIIIVVGVILGFGLVLTICCGCKKLRKKNIKLPKSLVSVIRNLNTDNFLEPKLETKYNSVISLMPDEPALPANDEVNPLKVEQKEVGVNPENSSEGASSILLPEVPSNTGEASVQESTEEVSSDVEQNHKVKESYFISDNNQTEICSNSSDPEVSTTEVQQTVNPSSCLKFSGYDKPHVPLDMLIDVGEERPVIAYRPTD from the exons TACCTTTGCCAACACAAATTGTAATAACATCCGAAAATTTCAAGACTGTCTTGCACTGGCATTACCCACATGTTTTTGAAACCCCTCATTTTGTGGTGGAAATCAAACCTTACAA CTTAGGTTTTTATAAGACCATCTCAACTTGTGTGAACATCTCGGCTCACACTTGTGATGTCTCAGGGGAAATACAAGACCTCTTTTCCTCCCATTGGCTTCGAGTTAAAGCTGTTGTTGAGTCAGAACAGTCTGAGTATGTTGAGACAAGTGAGTTTATTTTGCAAAAGCATG GAAAAATAGGACCACCTAATTTGCGTCTCTCAAGGCACAGTGACAAAATCATCGTTGATATTTACCATCCTCCGTTTCCATCTGTGGAGCTTTATCCTTGGATCGGAGGAATTTATTCAGAGCTCACTTACTCAGTGACTTTTGGGGACAGTAAAAATCAG AATAAAGATGAGTTCCTTGCAGACGATTGTAATATGCATAAATGTAGCCTAAACATCCCAGTTCCTTCTGAAGGTTCCATTTATTGTGTTTCGGCGAAGGGAAGTTTATATAATGATCTGATGTTTGGCGCCCAGTCAGAAGAAAGCTGCATTCCTGTTCCTCTCAAGCAGACTTTGA GCACACAAAATATTATAATTGTGGTTGGTGTTATCCTGGGCTTTGGTTTAGTTTTGACTATATGTTGTGGCTGCAAGAAACTAAGGAAGAAGAACATAAAGCTGCCTAAGTCTTTG gtcAGTGTGATAAGAAACCTAAACACAGACAACTTTCTAGAACCAAAATTAGAGACAAAATACAACTCTGTGATAAGCCTTATGCCAGATGAGCCAGCATTGCCAGCAAATGATGAAGTGAACCCACTGAAGGTAGAGCAAAAAGAAGTTGGTGTTAATCCTGAGAATTCCAGTGAAGGAGCATCTTCTATTCTTCTGCCAGAGGTACCAAGCAACACAGGAGAGGCTTCTGTGCAGGAAAGCACAGAGGAGGTATCCTCTGATGTTGAACAAAATCATAAAGTGAAAGAGAGTTATTTCATTTCTGACAATAATCAGACAGAGATATGCAGTAACTCTTCAGATCCAGAGGTTTCTACCACAGAAGTACAACAAACAGTCAATCCAAGCAGCTGTCTCAAGTTTTCAGGCTATGACAAGCCTCACGTGCCATTAGATATGTTGATAGATGTTGGTGAAGAACGGCCTGTGATTGCATACAGACCCACTGACTAA
- the IFNGR1 gene encoding interferon gamma receptor 1 isoform X2 gives MFLKPLILWWKSNLTSFYKTISTCVNISAHTCDVSGEIQDLFSSHWLRVKAVVESEQSEYVETSEFILQKHGKIGPPNLRLSRHSDKIIVDIYHPPFPSVELYPWIGGIYSELTYSVTFGDSKNQNKDEFLADDCNMHKCSLNIPVPSEGSIYCVSAKGSLYNDLMFGAQSEESCIPVPLKQTLSTQNIIIVVGVILGFGLVLTICCGCKKLRKKNIKLPKSLVSVIRNLNTDNFLEPKLETKYNSVISLMPDEPALPANDEVNPLKVEQKEVGVNPENSSEGASSILLPEVPSNTGEASVQESTEEVSSDVEQNHKVKESYFISDNNQTEICSNSSDPEVSTTEVQQTVNPSSCLKFSGYDKPHVPLDMLIDVGEERPVIAYRPTD, from the exons ATGTTTTTGAAACCCCTCATTTTGTGGTGGAAATCAAACCTTACAA GTTTTTATAAGACCATCTCAACTTGTGTGAACATCTCGGCTCACACTTGTGATGTCTCAGGGGAAATACAAGACCTCTTTTCCTCCCATTGGCTTCGAGTTAAAGCTGTTGTTGAGTCAGAACAGTCTGAGTATGTTGAGACAAGTGAGTTTATTTTGCAAAAGCATG GAAAAATAGGACCACCTAATTTGCGTCTCTCAAGGCACAGTGACAAAATCATCGTTGATATTTACCATCCTCCGTTTCCATCTGTGGAGCTTTATCCTTGGATCGGAGGAATTTATTCAGAGCTCACTTACTCAGTGACTTTTGGGGACAGTAAAAATCAG AATAAAGATGAGTTCCTTGCAGACGATTGTAATATGCATAAATGTAGCCTAAACATCCCAGTTCCTTCTGAAGGTTCCATTTATTGTGTTTCGGCGAAGGGAAGTTTATATAATGATCTGATGTTTGGCGCCCAGTCAGAAGAAAGCTGCATTCCTGTTCCTCTCAAGCAGACTTTGA GCACACAAAATATTATAATTGTGGTTGGTGTTATCCTGGGCTTTGGTTTAGTTTTGACTATATGTTGTGGCTGCAAGAAACTAAGGAAGAAGAACATAAAGCTGCCTAAGTCTTTG gtcAGTGTGATAAGAAACCTAAACACAGACAACTTTCTAGAACCAAAATTAGAGACAAAATACAACTCTGTGATAAGCCTTATGCCAGATGAGCCAGCATTGCCAGCAAATGATGAAGTGAACCCACTGAAGGTAGAGCAAAAAGAAGTTGGTGTTAATCCTGAGAATTCCAGTGAAGGAGCATCTTCTATTCTTCTGCCAGAGGTACCAAGCAACACAGGAGAGGCTTCTGTGCAGGAAAGCACAGAGGAGGTATCCTCTGATGTTGAACAAAATCATAAAGTGAAAGAGAGTTATTTCATTTCTGACAATAATCAGACAGAGATATGCAGTAACTCTTCAGATCCAGAGGTTTCTACCACAGAAGTACAACAAACAGTCAATCCAAGCAGCTGTCTCAAGTTTTCAGGCTATGACAAGCCTCACGTGCCATTAGATATGTTGATAGATGTTGGTGAAGAACGGCCTGTGATTGCATACAGACCCACTGACTAA